The Rhizophagus irregularis chromosome 31, complete sequence genome includes the window AAAATTGCCACGTAAGTGTCTGGAGTGTCTGGTGCAGTCtgtaatttttcattatttgccttcataatatattaacaCGTATTTATTTTACCAGTTGttagaaaatttgataaatctaaccaaaaaagaaattaaacagGAATTATTGTAtcacatttattaaataaatgattatctTAATTACTAAGGTTGTTTTCTCTagataaatttaactaaaaaaagaaattatatagtaatcACTTATCACTATCCTAATGATTATCGTAACCCCAAACTATAAGTACctccgttttttttttattttttactttttttttatttttattttattttcttttaaaattaatgaaataatgttGTCAGGAGTAGTGTCAAATGTATTAATCTATGTTGTATTAGCAATATTCTTAGGAATTGGAATTTACGCAGGAtataagaaaacaaaaaataaatctgattATCTTTCCTcattgggtactcaaaatgcAGTCGCTCTAGGTTCTAATTGGTTTGCTTCAAGTAAGAACTTAATTATATGAAGAAAAAGATCcgtttgagaaaatttttgagGCGGCGGGTTTGTATAACAGTGTATTTATACGCTGTACAGGTAAGGTGCTCCATCAATGAAAGTGCCAATTATTGAGACTCGTTTGATGTTATGTAATAATTCGAGGGATTCTTATTATTCATGTAAATTATTCGCCTTTCGTTGCTGCAAATAAtgtgtatataaattttcttttttttgcattcATGATCCAGTAATTACTcttgaatatttatataatatctttCGATTCtctgataaaaattaataaaatttggattgGTACTACGGGTGCTCAACCTTTCAtgtgtttttaaaataaaaactgaaAGGTTGGGCTGAGAAAGCACCGTTAACTACCTGATCAGGGTAATACCTGCGTAGGGAAGCTGCCACTTCAAATACTCTTTTCATTTACGTTCgggtttcattattttattcttttctttttaggtaTCGGTTCATctatattatattcttttcccGAAGTTGGTACCATAGCAGGATTATTAGGCGTAATTATGTATGCTTTTGGAAGTATTATACCTTTATTTGTATTTGCATGGCTTGGACCTTTGATTAGGAAAAAATGTCCCGAAGGATTTACTTTGACCCAATTTGTTCTGGAAAGATTTGGACgctttaatcaaatttatgtTTCTTTAATGTCAATTGCTTATATGTTTTGCTTTATGATAAGCGAGTTATCAGCTGTTGGCAATATTTTGGTGACATTGACGGGTGTAGATAAACTTGCTCCAGTTATTTGCATCGCAATAGTTACAACTCTTTACACTGGTACTTATcaagattcaaaaaaaaagttcttttcttttacttcattcgaaattaaaaattttattattttaaataggaTATGGAGGTTTACGTGCATCCTTGATTACGGATAATATTCAAGGATGGGCTATTATTTTACTTGTTGTGTTGTCTATAATTGGATTGGCAACTTCAATAAGAATTGAGAAATCAGTTATTGATAATTCCGACCTCTTGAAATCAAATTCTTTAGGATGGCAACTACTTTACATCATGCCCGTTGCAGTCTCATTCGCGACACTTTTCCACGAGGTATCTAATGAATATtacatacatttttattaatctctCTCTTCTTAACCTCGGCTCTTTTCTGCTTTTGTTAAGGGTTTCTGGCAACGCGCATTTTCATCAAAGAATGATCGTGAATTGCGTCTTTCCGCAGTTTATGGTTCAATTATGTTATTTCCTGTTCTTGTATTTCTCGGTCTCACCGGAATGATAGCTGTATGGGCTGGATTATGGCCAGGAGAGGAAAATTTAGAATCATATTTAGcatttttcactttatttaaagtattaccAGATTGGGTTAGCGGAATTACTGTAGTGTTAGCCGTTAGTATGAGTTGTGCTGCTTATGATACATTAATTAGTGCGACAACAGCTAACTTTTCAAATGACATATTTAACAATCGTCTTCCATTGAATGTTACTCGTTTTTTATCACTTATTGCTAATGTTCCAGCTGGTAAGAAGaaacccttttttttaagtgatattattaatttttattaactcaATCCGTATTTTGGTAGTTTATTGGGGATTGAAAGATTTAGACGTGTTGAGAGTTTTTCTTATTGCAGATCTATTGGCAGCATCCACAATGCCTCCAATATTATTAGGTTTAATAGATTCGCTATACTTTCTCAACTGGATCGACGTATTATTGGGAGGCATAGGAGGTTTATTCGGTGTCTTCATCTTTGGTTCAATTTTCTATCATAATGCTAAAGACGGAATTGAATTAATTGGTCTACCTTTAGGGCTTTATATTACTGATTATAGTGTATTGGGAGCATTTATTGTTGCACCTTTATCTTCAATTTTCTTTACTTTCCTTTCTTTTGGTGTAAGATTGATTAGTATGTGGgtatttactaaaattaggGGAGAAGAGTTTGTGTTTCCCAAGAAGCCTGAAGTTGTTGATACTAAGAAATATGctggtaataaatttaaggATGATACGGAAATTATTCAATCTTCTGACCCTGATGAAATAGAAATTAGaggataatttaattttcttcgCGAAAAGTGTATTTTAATCAtctaaagaatattttatgtattattaattttatttatttattcaattatttatttttatgactatcgaataaaattatcaatcgAATTATTACATCGTAATTTCGATTTAGCAATATACTGTACAATTGACAAGTGAAAGCGCCACACAAGTATCTACATGAGTATACGTAACTTTCCGCTAACGCTAAGTCGTTCCATTAAATGTTCTTTtcgtaaaagaaataaattatgatgTAAGATAATGAATAAGGTGGatcaaatatttgtttttcaaAGTTTgagagaaaataaaattttctaatatataaataatttaggttctatttcttgcaaattttttttctttttcttttttcctaacaaatgttttttttaaaaaaaaattctttcatattctaattgtatatattttatttaaggtCTATTCGGtgtttgttttgtttttctttattcaCAATTTTGCTTGAAAAGCTGCAATTGGATCGgatatattatatcaaaattaatgaGATCAATAAAAGCAATCTCAtgttcataataaaattaacggAATTGGGGGATAACTGATATAACAACTGGGCAGGAAGGACTACGTAGGAATGTGGCAAGTGATCACACTTTACACGCTTAAATATGTCAAAGATGAATTAATCATAATAGTGAAGTATAAGCGTTTTTATAATGCTCGATACGTgttcttaattaataatataattttaggaTTTGATACTAGAATTGACTTTTaagaagaaatatttgaaatttaacgaaaaatcaTAGTGCATCCTATAGACCTGCAAAACCAAATAATCGATTAAAcgagatatatatatatatacaaattaacaaataatctgcaattaattaattatattttattttgattaaagtagagaatttttaatttaaattaaaatttttgacatATAAGGACCATCTAAAGTATAAcctaatttttgataatattttcttaCGCCAATACCACTAATAACAGCTAATTTAGAACTACCGTGTTCAAACTTAGCAATTCTTTCAGCTTCCTCCATTAATAAAGTACCATACCCTTGATGTTGAAATTTAGTAGGATCTCTATTATGCATAGGTACAACACTACCATAAACATGTAATTCTCTAACAATAGAAGTAGGACAAGAAGTTAATTCGGGACGAAAGGTGGTCGAAGAACATTTTCTTAATCTTAAAAGACCTATTAAAATATCTTGTTTCGGATCTTCATATGATAAAAACGTTTCCCATCCACCATTTGCTACATAATCTCTTCTTATTAACTCAACCTCATCAGGTCTAactttattatgaatatcaaCAATACCAACTTCTCTCGTTCTAACATCCCTACATTCAATACCTAAATCTTTCATTCTATTTAATGCTAATTCACGTAAATTTCCATGTTCAACGCCGGAAGTTACTAATGGCATTGGAATGTCTCTTTGAACACGATATACTCTTGTCCATGGAGGTACCAAAGCCAATATTCTCGCCACTAAATCAACTAATGCGTTTGGAGtataatttttgtatcttCCCGTTCTCCATAATTCGTATAAACCAGTTCCACGAATTACCAAAGTAGGGTAAATTTTCAATCCATCTGTACGAAATGCTggattttcaaaatattctttaaattgcTCCAAATCACGTTCCATTCCAACATTTGGTAAATCAGGCATCATGTGAGAAACTACCTTATATCCACAATCTTTTGCTAATTGAAATGTCTCTATAACAGCTTTAACAGTGTGACCTCTATTTGTGTCTCTCGCAACATCCTCGTATACACTTTGAACTCCAATTTCCAATCTAGTACATCCATATCTCAACATTTGACTTAAATGAGGTTTAAGACAATAATCAGGACGTGTCTCAATCGTGATCCCAATACATTTTGTCATGCTTTGCTCAGAATATCTTACAGACTCATCAACATCATTTGTTGTATGTCCCGATAATGCATTATGTAGATTAGCAATAAACCAATTTCTATAGTCTTCAGGTAATGACATAAATGTACCTCCCATTACAATATATTCAACTTTATCCACATTATGCCCGAGACTTTTTAATTGATCAACTCTTCCTCTTGCTTGTTCCAACGGATCATATCTTGCCCTTATAGCTCTCATACTAGTTGGTTCATATCCCGTATATGATTGTGTAGAATATTCGAAATCAGAATCTGGTCCTCCCGGACAATATACACAAACATTTCCTGTTACTGCAATATGTGGGCATCTATGTGGTTTACACATAACTGCTACTATCGCAATCCCTGAAGCTGTTCTAACGGGTTTCGCTTTAAGCTTAGGCAATAATGCCTGTTTATATTGTTCGGGTATAGCTGCTATAATATCAACTAATTTTGGttgattattcaatttattcaaACGAGAATATTTAGTCTTCAATCCATTTAAGTTAACGTCTTTTGAATTCTCTTGCgctattattaattcattaactATTTCACTACAAGCTTTAACCATTAATTCGGCCTacacattataaataaaaaattagttactAAACTATGAATGGTGAATAACGCAATAGAATGTTACTGCAAACCTGAGTTGGcccttttttgttttttgta containing:
- a CDS encoding Elongator subunit, which gives rise to MATKNKKGPTQAELMVKACSEIVNELIIAQENSKDVNLNGLKTKYSRLNKLNNQPKLVDIIAAIPEQYKQALLPKLKAKPVRTASGIAIVAVMCKPHRCPHIAVTGNVCVYCPGGPDSDFEYSTQSYTGYEPTSMRAIRARYDPLEQARGRVDQLKSLGHNVDKVEYIVMGGTFMSLPEDYRNWFIANLHNALSGHTTNDVDESVRYSEQSMTKCIGITIETRPDYCLKPHLSQMLRYGCTRLEIGVQSVYEDVARDTNRGHTVKAVIETFQLAKDCGYKVVSHMMPDLPNVGMERDLEQFKEYFENPAFRTDGLKIYPTLVIRGTGLYELWRTGRYKNYTPNALVDLVARILALVPPWTRVYRVQRDIPMPLVTSGVEHGNLRELALNRMKDLGIECRDVRTREVGIVDIHNKVRPDEVELIRRDYVANGGWETFLSYEDPKQDILIGLLRLRKCSSTTFRPELTSCPTSIVRELHVYGSVVPMHNRDPTKFQHQGYGTLLMEEAERIAKFEHGSSKLAVISGIGVRKYYQKLGYTLDGPYMSKILI